A genomic window from Cricetulus griseus strain 17A/GY chromosome 4, alternate assembly CriGri-PICRH-1.0, whole genome shotgun sequence includes:
- the B3galt5 gene encoding beta-1,3-galactosyltransferase 5 — MKLVYAFLLMMGALCLYLSMVPFKEFTFVLKKDQGKFLQLPDVDCKQKPPFLVLLVTSSHQQLAARMAIRKTWGGETEVRGQHVRTFFLLGTLDSNNEMDAIAQESEQHRDIIQKDFKDVYFNLTLKTMMGMEWVHHFCPQAAFVMKTDSDMFVNVGYLTELLLKKNKTTRFFTGYIKPNDFPIRQKFNKWFVSKFEYPWDRYPPFCSGTGYVFSSDVASQVYNISESVPFLKLEDVFVGLCLAKLKIRPEELHTKQTFFPGGLRFSVCRFRRIVACHFIKPQDLLTYWQALEASQEQDCPAF, encoded by the coding sequence ATGAAGCTGGTTTATGCTTTCCTTCTGATGATGGGCGCTCTCTGCTTGTACCTCAGCATGGTCCCTTTCAAAGAATTCACGTTTGTTCTCAAGAAGGATCAAGGGAAGTTCCTCCAGCTTCCGGATGTAGACTGCAAGCAGAAGCCACCTTTCCTGGTGCTGCTGGTGACATCATCCCACCAGCAGCTGGCAGCTCGCATGGCCATCCGCAAGACCTGGGGTGGAGAGACAGAGGTGCGGGGACAGCATGTGAGGACCTTCTTCCTTCTGGGGACCTTGGACAGCAACAATGAGATGGACGCCATAGCTCAGGAGAGCGAGCAGCACCGTGACATCATCCAGAAGGACTTCAAGGACGTCTATTTCAACTTGACCCTAAAGACCATGATGGGCATGGAATGGGTCCACCACTTCTGTCCTCAGGCGGCTTTCGTGATGAAAACAGACTCTGACATGTTCGTGAATGTTGGCTATCTAACTGAACTGctgctaaagaaaaacaaaacaaccaggtTCTTCACGGGCTACATAAAGCCCAACGACTTTCCAATCAGGCAGAAGTTCAACAAATGGTTTGTGAGTAAGTTTGAGTACCCCTGGGACAGGTACCCACCTTTCTGCTCTGGTACTGGTTATGTCTTTTCCAGCGATGTGGCAAGCCAAGTATACAACATCTCAGAGAGTGTCCCATTCCTTAAGCTGGAGGATGTGTTTGTCGGGCTTTGCCTGGCCAAGCTGAAGATCCGGCCGGAGGAGCTCCACACCAAACAGACCTTTTTCCCTGGTGGCTTGCGCTTCTCGGTGTGCCGCTTTCGGAGAATTGTGGCCTGCCACTTTATAAAGCCCCAGGACCTGCTCACTTACTGGCAGGCCCTGGAGGCCTCTCAGGAGCAGGACTGTCCTGCTTTCTGA